Genomic segment of Acidobacteriota bacterium:
CTATTCCCCCCCCCCCCGCCCTGAGACCCCGTGCCGGCGCGCGTCTGGGGGCCGCTCCCCCTGGGGCCGTCCCTGCGGCCGCCTACCCCCTCGACCGTGAGGTCGACCTGCTGGTCCGCGATCTCGACCTGGTCGATCGGGAACGACATGTTGCCCTGGTCCGGGCTCCGCATGCGGCCGCGGAAGGCGCCGCCCGACTTCTGCTCGAGCTCGATCTGAAGGCGCAGGGTGGTGCCGCCGGGCAGGCTGAGAGATCCCTGCCACAGGCCTTCCAAGGAGGCCGTCGCATTCCCTGGGGTCGCGTTCTCTGGCGTCGCGACGTCCTGAGTCGCCTTCTCTGGGGTCGCCTTTTTCGGGGGCGTGCTCTGTGGGGTCGCAGCGAGCAACGGAATCGTCAGCAACAGGCTGGCGCCCAGGCCAGCGAGCCGCAGTGAATGCCGGGGACGAAGCATCATCGGCGCCTCCTCACGGGGGGATTCGGACGGCCGGTCGGCGGTTCGCCGCCGGCGGACTACATGCGGCTGTAGCTCGGGCCGCCACCGCCTTCCGGCGTCACCCAGTCGATCACCTGGTAGGGATCCATGACGTCGCAGGTCTTGCAGTGGACGCAGTTGCTGGCGTTGATCTGTAGCCGGCGCTGGTCTTGCTCTTCGACCATCTCGTAGACCGCCGCCGGGCAGAAGCGCTCGCAGGGGTTGCCGAACTCGACGGTGCAGCGATCGACGCACAGGTCCGGCTCGCGCACCACCAGATGGACCGGCTGGTCTTCTTCGTGGGAGGTACCGGAGTTGTAGACGTCGGCCAGCTTGTCGAAGGTGACCTCACCGTCGAAGGCCACCGCCGCTGGCGGCTCGGGACCCTTGCCGCTATCGAGGCGCCGCATCCGGCTGTGCCCCGGCTCGGTGCCGAGACGGTTCTTGAAGCCCCAACCGCGGCCGCCGGTGACCATGCCGAGGCCGGCCTGCAGCATGCCTCCGACCAGCCCATGATCGAAGGCCTGGTGGAAGTTCCGCACCTTCCACATCTCGTCGTAGATCCAGCTCTGACGCACCCGCTCTTCGAAGCCCGCCAGACGCTCGGCCGAGAGATCGTCGGCCTTGAGGCCTTCGAAGATGGTCTCGGCGGCCAGCATGCCGCTCTTCATCGCCAGGTGAACACCCTTGAGCTTCTGACTGTTGAGGAAGCCGCCGGAGTCACCGACGATCAGGAAACCGTCGCCGTGGCAGCGCGGCCGCGACCACCAGCCGCCCTCGGGAATCGCCTTGGCGCCATAAAACGCCATCTTGCCGCCTTCGAGCATGGCGGCGATCGCCGGATGGGTCTTGAGCCGTTGGAACTCCTGGTGCGGGTCGAAGTGCGGATTGCTGTAGTCGAGGCCGACCACCAGGCCGACGATGAGCTGGTCGTTCTTCATCCCGTAAATGAAGGAGCCGCCGAAGTTGCTGTTGCCCAGCGGCCAGCCCATGGTGTGGATCACGGAGCCCGGCGTGACGCGCCCTTCCGGGAGCTCCCAGACCTCCTTGATGCCGAGGGCGTAGATCTGAGGATTCTGGCCGGCATTGAGGTCGAGCGGCTCTTCGAGCTGCTTGACCAGGGTGCCGCGGGGTCCCTCTCCGAGGACCACCGCCCGGGTGCGGATGTCCATGCCGGGCTCGAAGTTGGCCTTGCGACTACCATCGTGACTGATGCCGCGATCGCCGGTGCGCACGCCGACCACCTTGCCGTCCTCGAGGAGGATCTGCGAGGCCGGGAACTCGCAGAAGATGTCGACCCCGGCCTCTTCGACCTGGGGAGCCATCCACTTGAGCAGCTTGCCGAGGGAAGCGACGCGGTTGCCGTGATTGTCGAGGGGTGGCGGAATCGGTAGCGAGAAGGACCGCTTGCCGGTCAGGAAAAGCAGCTTTTCTTCCTCGACACTGCCCTCGAAGGGGGCCTCCTCCCAGGTGTCCGGAAACAGCTCGCGAAAAGCCTTGGGATCGACCACTGCGCCGGAAATGGCGTGGCTGCCGATATCCTGCCCTTTTTCCAGCACCGCGATCATCGTCTCGAGGGGCTCTTCGGCCGTCTCGTTGTGCTTCTCGATCAGCTTGGCGAGATGGTAAGCACCGGCCAGGCTGGCAGGGCCTGCACCGACGAAAACCACATCCAATTCGAGTACTTCGCGGTCTTCTTCGCTCATCGCTTTGGGGCTGCTTTTCCGTTCGGAAGGGTGTCTTCGACGTCGTTTCGCCGAGCACCGATGGTACCACGCGGGTGCTGCTGCGGCAGGTGTTTCCGGGGATCCCGGCGGCGGCCCCTTGACACCGCCCGGGCGGCTGCTCTACGCTGCGCGGCAGTGGCACGGCGCTTTCGCCGTCGCCCTCAGACTGAATCGCAAGATGACGCTCGACGCCACCCTCCGCTCCAACGCCTCGGTCTCCGCGACCGCTGGCTGGTGGCATGGCGTGCATCATCACGGCGACTTCTAGGTCGGGCTTTCGAGTCCCGGCCGTGACGAGCCCGGGACGCGAGCAGTCGGCGACAATCATGCCAACCTCCTTCCGGGTCCGGAAGGAGGTTTTTGGTTTTGGGTGCAGTGATCTCGGACACCATCGGCGGCTCCCGGGCGACGCTGGTGGCAACCTTGGCCCATCGCGCGGCGACCTCGCCGGAGGCCCTGCGCACGGTCGCGGAGCAAGCTGACTGGCTCGAAGTGCGGGGCGATCTGGTGGGCGATCTCTCGCCGGCGGACCTGCCCGGCGACCGCCTCCTCTACACCGTGCGCAGTCGCGCCGAAGGTGGGCGCGGTGAGACCGATCCGGAGGATCGCCGCCAGCGTTTCGCGGCCGCCCTCGAAGCCGGCTACGGGCTGATCGATCTCGAGGCCGAGCGCGATCTCGAGGCCGAGACCCTGGCCCTGGTGCCGGCCGAGCGTCGCCTGCTGTCGTGGCACGGCCGGCCGCGAGATCTCGCCGACCTGACCCGCCGTTTCGAGGCCATGGCGACGACGCCGGCACGCTTCTACAAGCTGGTGCCGACGGTCCACCGCCCGGCCGAAGGGCTCTGGCCGCTGCAGCTCCTGGCGAGCTTGCAGCGCGCCGATGTGATCGCCTTCGGCGGTGGCCCCCAAGGCCTTTGGACCCGCCTGCTGGCGCCGCGGTTGGGGGCTGCTTGGATCTACGGCGCCGCGTCCGAAGAGGCGTCGGGAGCTCCGGGCCAGCCCACCGTGGCGGCGCTCCGGCGAGACTTCGGCCTGCCCGAGCTGGCGCCGGTGGAAGCCCTCTGCGGCGTCGTTGGTCGCCCGGTCGCCCACTCTCTGTCGCCTCGCCTCCACAACGGTGGCTACCGAGCCCTCGGCCTGCCGTTGCTCTACCTGCCCTTCGAAACCGAGCGCTTCGGTGATTTCTGGCTCGAGATCGTCGAAAGCCGGATCCCTCAGTCCCTCGGTGCGCCGCTCCGCGGCTTGAGCGTGACGGCGCCCTTCAAGGGCGCGGCCCTCGCCGTCTCGGGCGCCGCCAGCCCGCTGTGCGAGCGCCTCGGCGTCGCCAACACCCTGGTCTTCTCGGCCGGCGTCTGGGAAGCCGAATCCACCGACCCGGTGGGCATCGTCTACGCCCTGCGCTCCCACGGTTGCGAGCTCGAAGGTCGACCGGCGGCGGTGGTCGGCACCGGCGGCGCCGGTCGTGCGGCCGCCTTCGGGCTGGCCCGAGAGGGTGCCCGGGTCACCCTCTTCAACCGCGGCGCCGAGCGCGCTCGGGAAGCCGCCGAAGCCCTCGATCTGCCGTGGGCGCCCCTCGGCGACCTCGACGAGGGGCGTTTCGAGGTGCTGGTGCACGCCACCAGTGCCGGTCGTCGCCGCGACGATCCGGCGCCCCTCGATGCCTCGCGACTGGCCCCCGGAGCAGCGGTGGTGGATATGGTCTATGGGCAGGAGCCGACGGCACTCCTCGAAGCCGTCGCCGCCGAGGGCGGAATCGCCATCGACGGCCGGGAGGTGCTGCTCTACCAGGCCCTCGATCAATTTCGGGCGATGACCGGTCGCGACTTGCCTCTCGACCTCGGTCGCGAGCTCCTCGGCCTCACCTCGGACCCGGTAGGGGCCGGCCCCGCGGACGCAGGAGAGCTCGGCGGATGAAGATCTCCGATTCCCTGCCGCTCGGGGTCGCCGCCCTCCTGTTCGAGGCCGCCCGCCGTCGGCGCCGTCTCGAGGGTGTTTGCGTGGCTGCCCTCCAGGAGGCCGCCTTCGAGGAGGTGATCCTGCCGATTCTCGATTACCTCGAGCCCTACGAGCCGATCCTGACGCCGGCGACCCGCGCCGAGCTCTACCGCTTCATCGGACGAGACGGCGATCCCCTCGCCTTACGCTCCGACTTCACCGCCATGCTCGCCCGTCTGCTGGCGCCGCGGCTCGCCGCCCTCGACTTGCCGCTGCGACTGTTCTATCGCGGCGACGTGGTGCGCTACGGTGGCGACAAGGACAGTCGCGAGCGCGAGTTCTACCAGCTCGGAGCGGAGCTGGTGGGCAACGGCGGCGCCGCCGCCGAGCGGGAGATGTTGTGCCTCTTTCTGCGCCTGGCGGCGCTGGCAGAGCGGCCGGTGCGGGTGATCCTCGGCTTCGCCGGTGCCCTCGACGAGGTGCTGCTGGCGGCCGACGACGGTCGCTCCCTGGTGTCCGCCCTGCGTCGCCGCGAGCGCCGCCTGCTGCGGCCCGCCGGCGACACCCTGCTCGCCGTCGCCGAGCGGGGCGTTCCGGCGCAGCCGGCGAACCTCGGCGACGGCGCGGCCGGGCGGCTGCGGGCGCTGACCGCGCTGGTCGCCGAGCTGCGCCAGGAGTTCCCGGCCGCCGACCTTGAGATCGATCTCGCCGAGTTCGCTCACCACACCCTCGATCCCCGCCTCGCCGATGGCGGCGCCGATCGCACCTACTACGACGGCCTGGTGTTTCGCGCCTACGCCGCCGGCAGCGCCCGGCCGGTGGGCTCCGGTGGGCGCTACGATCGCCTGTTTCGGGACCTCGGGGCGGAGGTGCCGGCGGTGGGCTTCTCCTTCGGCCTCGACCGCCTGGCGGAGGAGGCGCGATGATCCGTCTGGCCTTGCCGAAGGGCCGCGCCCAGCGCACCGCGGTGGCGGCCCTCACCGCCAGCGGCCGGCTGCGCAACGGCCTCGATTCCGGGGATCGGCGATTGCAGATCGCTCTGCCGGAAGAGGGCCTCGAGCTGCTCTTCCTCAAGGGTTGGGATGTGCCGCGCTATGTCGAGAACGGCATCGCCGATTGCGGCTTCGTGGGCTCCGACGTGCTCGACGAGTTGGGCGGCGACCTGCTGGTTCCGATTCGGTTGCGCGAGGGCCGGTGTCGCCTCTCTTTAGTCGGTCACGAGGGCAGCCTGCCGAGTCCCGGCAGCCAGGTGCGGCTGGCCACCAAGTATCCCCGCACCGCCACCCGCACCGTCGCCGACCGCGCCTGGGGAGCGGAGATCGTCGAGCTCGCCGGGTCGATCGAGATCGCGCCGCTGCTCGGTTTGGCCGACCTCGCCCTCGACATCGTCGAGACCGGCCGGACGCTGCGCGACAACGGCCTGGTGGAGCTCGAGACGGTGGCCGAGGTAACGCCCTGCGTGGTGGTCAACCGGTCGTCCTTTCTGCAGCATCGCGATGCCATCAACTCCCTCGTCGAGGCTCTCGAAGGGGCGGAGGTGACCCTGTGAAGAAACCCCTGTCCATCCTGCCGGTGGAGTCGCGTCGCGGGCGCCGCGCGGTGGAGCGGCTGTTGGCTCGCCATGGCCAGGTTCTCGATCCCAAGGTGACCCGCGCCGCCCGGCGGCTGGTGGCCGAGATCCGCAACGGCGGCGATCGTGCGCTGCGCGCCGCCGTCCAGAAATATGACGGCGGCCGGGGAGCTTCTCTGGAGCTGCCGGTGCCGAAGCTGGAGGAAGAACGGGCGCGCCTGCCCGCCGGCTTCGCCGAGGCCCTCGAGCGCGCCATCGGGGCGGTCGAGCGGTACCACCGGCGTCAAGCCCACGAGGGCTTCCGTCTGGAAGCCGATGGGGTGATGATCGACGAGTGCCGCCGCCCCCTGCGGCGGGTCGGCGTCTACGTTCCCGGGGGCTTGGCGAGCTACCCCTCGACGGTGGTGATGACGGTGGTTCCGGCGCGGGTCGCCGGGGTCCGCGAGATCGCGGTGGCGACGCCGCCGGCCTCCTTCCATTCCAATCCGGCAGTGCGCTACACCCTCGCCCGCTTGGCCGTCGACGAGGTGTGGGGGATGGGGGGAGCCCACGCCGTTGCCGCCCTCGCCTACGGCACCGAGAGCTTGTCCCGAGTCGACAAGATCGTCGGGCCGGGCAACGCCTGGGTGACGGCGGCGAAGCGCGAGGTGATGGGAGATGTCGGCATCGACGGTCTCGCCGGGCCCTCCGAGGTGGTGGTGATCGCCGATCAAGACGCCGACGCCGCCTGGATCGCCGCCGATCTGCTGGCCCAGGCGGAGCATGATCCCCGCGCCGCCGCCATCCTGCTCACCCCGAGCCGTTCCCTGGCGCGGCGGGTCGGCGACGAGGTGGCGCGGCAGCTCTCCGAGCTGCCCACGGCGCAGACCGCGGCGGCCTCGCTGGCGGGCTTCGGCGTGGCCCTGGTGACGGCGACCCTGGAGGAAGCGCTGGAGCTCGCCGAAGGGCTGGCGCCGGAGCACCTGCAGCTCATCGGTGCCGGGTCGGAGGCGTTGGCGGAGCGGGTCGAGTGCGCCGGTGCGGTCTTCGTCGGTGCCACCACACCGGAGGTCTTCGGCGATTACGTCGCGGGTCCGAGCCACGTTCTGCCCACCGGCGGCAGTGCCCGCTTCGCCTCCGGTCTCGGCGTCGAGGACTTCGTGCGGCGCAGCCACCGAGTGCAGTTCTCGCCCGCCGCGGCGTCGCGCTGGGCCGCCGCCGCCGCCACCTTGGCCGATGCCGAGGGACTGCCGGCCCACGCCGCCGCGGCCCGGAGGCGGCTGTGAGTCGTTCCTCCCAGGCGATGCTCGACGACGTCCTCGCGACGGTCCGTCCCGCGGTGCGTGAGCTGCGCGCCTACCACCTCGACCTCAGCCCGTGCCGCTTCAAGCTCGATCAAAACGAGGTGCCCTGGGACCTGCCCCGGCGCATCAAGGAGCGCGCCCTCGAGCGGCTGAAGGCGGTCGACTGGGCGATCTATCCGGACTTCCACGGCGATCGGCTGCGCCGGGCCCTCGGCGAGCGCCACCGCTGGCCGTGGCAGGGCGTTCTGGTCGGCAACGGCTCGAACGAGCTGCTGAGCGCTGCGATCAAGACCTTCGCCCGGCCCGGTGGCGAGGTGCTCGGAACGGCCCCGACCTTCTCCCTCTACCGCGTCTTCTCGCTCGCCATGGGAGCGACCTTCCGCGCCTGCGGACCGCGCTTCGATCTGCGGCTACCGCTCGCCGAGCTCGAGGCCGAGGTGGCGCGAGACCCGCGGCGGCCGGTGGTGCTGTGCAGCCCCAACAACCCCACCGGCGACTCGGCCTCGCCACAGCGGGTGGCGGCCTTGCTCGAAAACCTCGCAGCGCCGCTGCTGCTCGACAACGCCTATGGTGAGTTCGGGCCCCACGACTATCGGCCGTTGCTCGACCGTTATCCCCACCTGTTGATCTTCCGGACTTTTTCGAAGGCTTGGTCGTTGGGCGGCCTGCGCCTCGGCTACGTGCTGGCGCGGCCCGAGCTGACGGCCGAGCTGATCAAGCTCAAGCTGCCCTACAACCTCGGCTTGGCGGGGCTCGAGATCGCCTGCGCGGCGCTCGAAGAGGCGCCGGCTCTGGAGCGCCGGGTGCGAGTGCTGGTGGGGCGCCGCCGGCAGTGGGCGGCCTGCCTCGAGAGTCACGGCCTGACGCCCTTGCCGTCCGACGCCAATTTCTTGCTGGTGCGCTGTGGCGCTGCCGTCGAGACCATCTTCCGAGGCCTCGGCGAACGCGGCATCCGGGTGCGTGATGTCACCAAATACCCCGGCCTCGAAGACTGTTTGCGCGTTTCCATCGGCGATGGACGCGCTTTGCGAGCCGTCGATCAGGCCCTCGGGGAGATTTTGGCCAAAGCCCCGACAGCGGTCGGAAGTCCTCCAGGGAGGTTGTGATGGAACGAAAGAGTCAGTACCAGCGGGAGACCGGGGAGACGCGCATTCGCCTCAGCCTCGATTTGGCGGGCGGTCCGCGCCAGCTGGCCGTGCCGGACGGCTTCTTCCGCCACATGCTCGATGCTCTCGCCACCCACGGCGGCTTCGGTCTCGAGGTCGAGGCCATCGGCGACACGGAGATCGATCTCCATCACACCGTCGAGGACGTCGGTCTGGCCCTCGGCGAGGCCTTCGCAGCGGCCTTGGGCGAGCGCCGCGGCATTGTGCGCTTCGCCCACGCGTACGTGCCCCTCGATGAAGCCCTGACGCGGGCGGTGGTCGACCTTTCGGGGCGGCCCTTCTTCCACTATCGCGAGGCTCCGGAGCTCGCCGGCCTGTGGGTGACGCGGGAATTTCCGCTCACCCTGGTGGCCGATTTCTTCCAGGCCTTTTCGGACCGCGGGCGATTCAACCTGCACCTCGACTTGCTCGCCGGCCGCAACGGCCATCACGCCGCCGAATCGGCCTTCAAGGCGGCGGCGGTGGCGTTGCGCCAGGCGGTGGCGCTGCGCGCCTCGGAGGCGTCCGAGGTGCCGTCGACCAAGGGAACGTTGACGCGATGAAAGGGACGAAATGAGGCGCAAGCGATGAGCCGGCGAGCCGTCATCGTCGATACCGGGGTCGGTAACCTCGGCAACCTGGTGCGTGCCCTGCGGGCGGCCGGCGCCGCGGCCGAGATCAGCCGTGACCCGACCCAGGTCGCCGCCAGTCGCTGTCTGGTGCTGCCCGGGGTCGGTGCCTTCGCACCGCCACGGGAGGCGCTGCGCGGGGAGCTCGAGGCCGCCCTGCGCCACAGCCTCCAAGCCGGCGCCTGGCTGCTCGGAGTCTGTGTCGGATATCAACTGCTCTTCGAGGTCGGAGAGGAGTTCGGAGAGACCGACGGCCTGGCCCTTTTACCCGGCCGCGTCACCGCTTTGCCGACCACCGTGCCGCGGCCCCACATCGGCTGGAATCGCCTGCGCCGGCTGGCCGCCTCGCCGCTGCTCGCCGGCCTCGAGGACGGTGCCAGCGTCTATTTCGTGCACAGCTTCGCGCCCCAGGGGGTGCCCTCCGAGAGCTGCCTGGCAGAGTGTCTTCACGGTCGCTCCTTCGCCGCCATGGCCGGCCGCGGGCGCATCGCCGGCACTCAGTTTCATCCCGAGAAGAGCGGTGCCGTCGGGCTCCGCCTGCTGACCAACTTCGTGGAGATGGCCCATGGAACTGCTGCCGTCGATTGATTTACGCCGCGGCCGCGTGGTGCGCCTGCGCCAGGGCGACGATGGCGCCCGCACCGACTATGGGGGCGACCCTCTTCAGGTGCTCGAGCGCTACGCCGCTGCCGGGGTGCGCTGGATCCACCTGGTCGACCTCGATGCCGCCTTCGGCGAGGCCGGTCAGTGGGCGCTGGTTGCAGAGCTGGTGGCCGCCGGCCGGCGGCATGGTCTCGCCGGCCTGCAGCTCGGCGGAGGTCTGCGCGATCGGCAAGCGGTCGCGACGGCCCTCGAGGCGGGCTGCGAGCGGGTGGTCCTGGGCTCGCTGGTCGGGCGGCGGCCGGAGGAGTTCCGGCGCCTCGCCGAAGACTGGCCGGAGCGTCTGGTGCCGGCCCTCGACGTGCGCCGCGGCGCGGTCCGCCTGGAAGGCTGGACGGTCTCCGCCGACCGCTCCCTCGACGAGCTCTGCGCGGCCTTGCGCAGCTTGCCCTGCCCCGGAGTCCTGGTGACCGACATCTCCCGCGACGGCACCCTCGACGGGCCTAATCTCGAGCTGACGGCCCAAGTCGGCGCGGCCAGCGCTTTGCCGGCTTGGGTGTCCGGCGGCGTGCGTTCCCTGGGGGATCTCGAAGCGGCCCGCGACACGCCGGGGATTGCCGGCGCCGTGGTGGGGCGGGCGCTCTACGAGGAGGCCTTCACGATCGGCGATGCGGTCGCCGTCTGCCGCCAGGAGGTGGCCCCGTGAGCGCTCGGACCGAGCTCACCTGCCGCGTCATCCCGTGCCTCGATGTCGCCGATGGCCGGGTGGTGAAAGGGGTCAAGTTCCAGAATCTGGTCGATCGCGGCGATCCCGCCGAGTCCGCCCTGCGCTACGCCGATCAGGGGGCCGACGAGATCGTCTTTCTCGACATCTCGGCGGCGCCGGAGCGGCGCGCCACGGACCTCGCTTGGGTCGAGCGCAGCGCCGAGCAGATCTTCGTCCCGCTGACCGTCGGCGGTGGAGTGCGCTCGGTGGAGGATGCCCGCGCCCTGCTCAAGGCCGGTGCCGACAAGGTCGGCGTCAATACCGCCGCTGTCGCCCGGCCGGAGCTGCTGACGGAGCTCGCCGAGCGCTTCGGAAGCCAGTGCGTGGTGCTCTCCGTCGACGCCCGGCGCCGCGACTCGGCGGACGGCTGGCAGGCGGTGACCCACGGCGGCCGCCGCGAAACGCCCCGCGATGCCCTCGAGTGGATCGCCGAGGGGGTCGAGCGCGGCGCCGGTGAGATCTTGCTCACCAGCATCGACAGCGACGGCACCCAGGAGGGTTACGACCTCGAGCTGCTGTCGGCGGCCAGCGAGCAGGTGGCGGTGCCGGTGATCGCCTCCGGCGGCGCTGGCCGGCCGCAGCATCTGGCGGCGGCCCTCGGCGCCGGAGCGGCGGCGGTGCTGGCGGCTTCGATCTTTCACGACGGCACCTACAGCGTCGGCGAGGTCAAGGCGCTCCTGCGGGATGCCGGTCACCCGGTGCGGGAGGTGCCATGAGCCTCGATCTCGAATCCTTGCGCTTCGGCGATGACGGCCTGCTGCCGGTGGTGGTTCAGGACGTCGCTAGTGGCACCGTCTTGATGCTCGCCTACGCCAATCGCGAGGCCGTGGCTCGCACCCTCGCCGAGGGGCGGGTGTGGTTCTGGAGCCGATCGCGGCAGAGCCTGTGGTGCAAGGGCGAGACCTCGGGCAACTTCCTGCGCCTGGTGTCCCTGTACGCCGACTGTGACCGCGACGCCCTCTTGGTGAGGGTCGACCCGCAGGGGCCGACCTGCCATCGGCTGGTGCGTAGCTGCTTCGACGCCAGCTCCGAGGAGGCGGTGCCGTCGGCCCTCGAGCTCGGTTGGCTGGACGACGTCCTGTCGCGCCGGGCGGACGCCGATCCGGCCGCCAGCTATACCGCCCGCCTGCTCGCCGCCGGCCCGCAGCGCATCGCCCGCAAGGTCGGCGAGGAGGCCACCGAGACGGTGATCGCGGCGGTCGGCGGAGGCTCCCGCGACGAGCTCTGTAGCGAAGCCGGGGATTTGATCTACCATCTCCTCCTTCTGCTCCGTTCCGGGCAGGTGACCGCCGCTGATCTCGCCCGCGAGCTGCGCCGCCGACACCTCGAGCCGGCGGCGGCGCCGTCGCGCAAACCGGAAGCGCCCCCGGATCCCGCGCCAGCCGAATCAACCTCTGCCGAGGAGACTTCATGACCCCGTCGCCGCGCCGGGCCGTGCCGCGCATTCGAGAGTTCCTCGCCGACAGCCTCACGCCGCTGGGGGTCTACCGCCGCCTGGCGGAGATCTCGCCGACGCGCTTTCTCTTCGAGAGCGTCACCGGCGGCGATCAGGTGTCGCGCTACAGCTTCCTGGGGGTGGGGCCGCGGCACTGGCTGCGCCTGTTTCCGGACCGCCTCGAGCTCAGCGGTCCCGAGGGTACCCGCGAGGAGAGCGGCGATCCTCTGACGCTGCTGCGGCGGGTCTTGCACTCGGTGCGGGCGGAGGCGGCCCCGGTGCCCTACGCCGGCGGCTGGGTGGGCGCCTTCGGTTACGACTTCGTGCGCGCCATCGAGCGCCTGCCCAACCGGCCGCCGGATGCCTTCGGTCTGCCCCTGACCACCCTCGCCCGGTTCGACGAGGTAGTGGTCTTCGATCACGCTCGGCAGCGCGTGCTGGCGGTCTCCAACGAAATCGAAGGTGAGATCTCCCGCGCCGAAGCGGAGGCCGGTCTCGATCGCCTCGAGCGGGTGCTCACCGCCGGCGGCGGCCTCGGCGGCGTGGCGGTGCCGGTGGGTCTGGCAGTCGGCGGCGGGGCCGCCATCGACGAGCGTGCCGAGGCCGAGCCCAGCCTGTCGCGGTCGGCCTTCGAGGCGGCGGTGACCGCCGCCCAGGAGCACATCGCCGCCGGCGACATCTTCCAGGTGGTGCTGGCGCGCCGCTGGACGATT
This window contains:
- the hisG gene encoding ATP phosphoribosyltransferase is translated as MIRLALPKGRAQRTAVAALTASGRLRNGLDSGDRRLQIALPEEGLELLFLKGWDVPRYVENGIADCGFVGSDVLDELGGDLLVPIRLREGRCRLSLVGHEGSLPSPGSQVRLATKYPRTATRTVADRAWGAEIVELAGSIEIAPLLGLADLALDIVETGRTLRDNGLVELETVAEVTPCVVVNRSSFLQHRDAINSLVEALEGAEVTL
- a CDS encoding type I 3-dehydroquinate dehydratase, which translates into the protein MISDTIGGSRATLVATLAHRAATSPEALRTVAEQADWLEVRGDLVGDLSPADLPGDRLLYTVRSRAEGGRGETDPEDRRQRFAAALEAGYGLIDLEAERDLEAETLALVPAERRLLSWHGRPRDLADLTRRFEAMATTPARFYKLVPTVHRPAEGLWPLQLLASLQRADVIAFGGGPQGLWTRLLAPRLGAAWIYGAASEEASGAPGQPTVAALRRDFGLPELAPVEALCGVVGRPVAHSLSPRLHNGGYRALGLPLLYLPFETERFGDFWLEIVESRIPQSLGAPLRGLSVTAPFKGAALAVSGAASPLCERLGVANTLVFSAGVWEAESTDPVGIVYALRSHGCELEGRPAAVVGTGGAGRAAAFGLAREGARVTLFNRGAERAREAAEALDLPWAPLGDLDEGRFEVLVHATSAGRRRDDPAPLDASRLAPGAAVVDMVYGQEPTALLEAVAAEGGIAIDGREVLLYQALDQFRAMTGRDLPLDLGRELLGLTSDPVGAGPADAGELGG
- a CDS encoding HisA/HisF-related TIM barrel protein produces the protein MELLPSIDLRRGRVVRLRQGDDGARTDYGGDPLQVLERYAAAGVRWIHLVDLDAAFGEAGQWALVAELVAAGRRHGLAGLQLGGGLRDRQAVATALEAGCERVVLGSLVGRRPEEFRRLAEDWPERLVPALDVRRGAVRLEGWTVSADRSLDELCAALRSLPCPGVLVTDISRDGTLDGPNLELTAQVGAASALPAWVSGGVRSLGDLEAARDTPGIAGAVVGRALYEEAFTIGDAVAVCRQEVAP
- a CDS encoding histidinol-phosphate transaminase; the encoded protein is MSRSSQAMLDDVLATVRPAVRELRAYHLDLSPCRFKLDQNEVPWDLPRRIKERALERLKAVDWAIYPDFHGDRLRRALGERHRWPWQGVLVGNGSNELLSAAIKTFARPGGEVLGTAPTFSLYRVFSLAMGATFRACGPRFDLRLPLAELEAEVARDPRRPVVLCSPNNPTGDSASPQRVAALLENLAAPLLLDNAYGEFGPHDYRPLLDRYPHLLIFRTFSKAWSLGGLRLGYVLARPELTAELIKLKLPYNLGLAGLEIACAALEEAPALERRVRVLVGRRRQWAACLESHGLTPLPSDANFLLVRCGAAVETIFRGLGERGIRVRDVTKYPGLEDCLRVSIGDGRALRAVDQALGEILAKAPTAVGSPPGRL
- a CDS encoding electron transfer flavoprotein-ubiquinone oxidoreductase, encoding MSEEDREVLELDVVFVGAGPASLAGAYHLAKLIEKHNETAEEPLETMIAVLEKGQDIGSHAISGAVVDPKAFRELFPDTWEEAPFEGSVEEEKLLFLTGKRSFSLPIPPPLDNHGNRVASLGKLLKWMAPQVEEAGVDIFCEFPASQILLEDGKVVGVRTGDRGISHDGSRKANFEPGMDIRTRAVVLGEGPRGTLVKQLEEPLDLNAGQNPQIYALGIKEVWELPEGRVTPGSVIHTMGWPLGNSNFGGSFIYGMKNDQLIVGLVVGLDYSNPHFDPHQEFQRLKTHPAIAAMLEGGKMAFYGAKAIPEGGWWSRPRCHGDGFLIVGDSGGFLNSQKLKGVHLAMKSGMLAAETIFEGLKADDLSAERLAGFEERVRQSWIYDEMWKVRNFHQAFDHGLVGGMLQAGLGMVTGGRGWGFKNRLGTEPGHSRMRRLDSGKGPEPPAAVAFDGEVTFDKLADVYNSGTSHEEDQPVHLVVREPDLCVDRCTVEFGNPCERFCPAAVYEMVEEQDQRRLQINASNCVHCKTCDVMDPYQVIDWVTPEGGGGPSYSRM
- the hisH gene encoding imidazole glycerol phosphate synthase subunit HisH; protein product: MSRRAVIVDTGVGNLGNLVRALRAAGAAAEISRDPTQVAASRCLVLPGVGAFAPPREALRGELEAALRHSLQAGAWLLGVCVGYQLLFEVGEEFGETDGLALLPGRVTALPTTVPRPHIGWNRLRRLAASPLLAGLEDGASVYFVHSFAPQGVPSESCLAECLHGRSFAAMAGRGRIAGTQFHPEKSGAVGLRLLTNFVEMAHGTAAVD
- the hisD gene encoding histidinol dehydrogenase, which produces MKKPLSILPVESRRGRRAVERLLARHGQVLDPKVTRAARRLVAEIRNGGDRALRAAVQKYDGGRGASLELPVPKLEEERARLPAGFAEALERAIGAVERYHRRQAHEGFRLEADGVMIDECRRPLRRVGVYVPGGLASYPSTVVMTVVPARVAGVREIAVATPPASFHSNPAVRYTLARLAVDEVWGMGGAHAVAALAYGTESLSRVDKIVGPGNAWVTAAKREVMGDVGIDGLAGPSEVVVIADQDADAAWIAADLLAQAEHDPRAAAILLTPSRSLARRVGDEVARQLSELPTAQTAAASLAGFGVALVTATLEEALELAEGLAPEHLQLIGAGSEALAERVECAGAVFVGATTPEVFGDYVAGPSHVLPTGGSARFASGLGVEDFVRRSHRVQFSPAAASRWAAAAATLADAEGLPAHAAAARRRL
- a CDS encoding imidazoleglycerol-phosphate dehydratase, with the protein product MERKSQYQRETGETRIRLSLDLAGGPRQLAVPDGFFRHMLDALATHGGFGLEVEAIGDTEIDLHHTVEDVGLALGEAFAAALGERRGIVRFAHAYVPLDEALTRAVVDLSGRPFFHYREAPELAGLWVTREFPLTLVADFFQAFSDRGRFNLHLDLLAGRNGHHAAESAFKAAAVALRQAVALRASEASEVPSTKGTLTR
- a CDS encoding ATP phosphoribosyltransferase regulatory subunit — its product is MKISDSLPLGVAALLFEAARRRRRLEGVCVAALQEAAFEEVILPILDYLEPYEPILTPATRAELYRFIGRDGDPLALRSDFTAMLARLLAPRLAALDLPLRLFYRGDVVRYGGDKDSREREFYQLGAELVGNGGAAAEREMLCLFLRLAALAERPVRVILGFAGALDEVLLAADDGRSLVSALRRRERRLLRPAGDTLLAVAERGVPAQPANLGDGAAGRLRALTALVAELRQEFPAADLEIDLAEFAHHTLDPRLADGGADRTYYDGLVFRAYAAGSARPVGSGGRYDRLFRDLGAEVPAVGFSFGLDRLAEEAR